The genomic region AGGCGGGGGCGCAGGTAAAGTGAGATATAATGTAATGTAggataggctgtgtgtgtgctggtgttaACTGGTTATTTGCCGCTGTGTTTCTTTTCTTtggtatatatttttattcctATATTATGGCATTGTTTGAGACTTTGTAGGCCAATGACCATAGCCCCCGTTCATAACTAAATAATTCATAGGAAACGTACTTGCAACCAAGCTCTTTGGTACATGATCAGAAATACCTTTTTGATCGAAAGGATGCTTGATATTAATCCACTTAAATGAATTAATACCTTTAGAATTCTTGTTCCCAATGACATTTTATACGTTAATAAATGTAGTAGGCTACATATTTTCAATTGCCTGAAGGTTTCATGGGTCCGTTGTGCTTTCATCTTGCACCCTGGCGCCCCCAGGTGGACGTCCGGACAATCCAGGGCAGCACTCCTCTCTGTCACGCCTGCGCAGCGGGCAGCTTGGCTTGCGTAAAGTTGTTGCTGAAACGTGGGGCCAAAGTTAACCCACGTCCCCCAGCATCCCCTCTTCACGAGTCCTGCACACGAGGTCAGATACTATACACAGGCTCAGAATTGTTGCATTACTTTGCATGTAAGTCAGTGGTTAATAATGAcactaataataatgaatgattGTTGATTATGATTAATGATTCAGCTGTTCTTTGGCCTTGTGTCTCGTGTCCCCCTCAGGTAATGTGGAAATTGTGAGGTTGTTGATCACCAAGGGGGCGGAGCTTGAGGCCTGCGACACAGACCACACCCCCCCTCTTCACACCGCCTGTGCCAAAGGCCATGTGGACTGTGCTCTGGAGCTCCTTAATGCAGGTTGAAGTAGAACACAGTCGAATGTCAATGTTCTGGTCGTTAGTATCACTGTTTTTCCATTTTCAGATTCATTTTGGGGTAATTTCTGttaaaggtccagtgtgtaGAATACTTTGGCATTATAAAAAACTATCACATAGAATCTTATGATTTTTCATAACCTTAGAATGAGCCCTTTATATCTTTATAGGGAGCGGGTCCTCTTCCATAGAGCCCGTCTTATTTCAGGATTCAGCTGGACCTATAGTTACTTAATAACTAAACTCAATTTATAAATGTATCATCAAACCTCATCACTTGATGCTTTTTACTCCATGCTGTCGTAGACGTTGACCTTCTGGCACcttacaggccagtacaggccaccGTAGCTTTTACTATTTGTTAGAAAGGTTCGGTATGTTCAGTTGGTTGCCATCCTCAAACTCGCCACTGGATGCCACTAAATGCTACACACTGCACTTTCCCCCTGTGTTAATGAAGTTatattatacaaatatatgtAATAATAGCAATGGTGTTCACTTAAACGTACAGTGCTGCACTCATTATATATCTTTAATTAATATGTAACATTAAAGAATCATCACATCATCTCTTCATTATGACCAtgtctttttattattattcctaacTCAGGCGCCGACGTGAATTCGTCCAAGGCGGAGGAGACGGCGCTCCACCACGCGGCGTGTGGCCAAACGGCCGACCTCATCGACCTGCTGGTGGAGTTCGGCGGGAACACGCAGGCCCGAGACCGCCACGGCTGTAAACCCATGGACTACACTAAACCCAGCACCCCCGCGGGAACCTGCCTCAAGGCTTACGGGAGTAAGGCTACGTCGAGGGCAATTCAAACATACGTCCACGTAATATTACACCCAGTGTGTCTTTGGGGGTGTGACGCGCAATCTGGTGACCCCAATAGTGCCAGTGCAGAAATAAGGCTGGCCAAATAGACGTTGACACATCAACAATAAAGTACAATTATGGACACATATCGGGAGATAACCTCGAATAGCACATGAAGAAGACAAGGTTTCTAAAAGTTAGCTTCTAAATGTTAGCTTGCTACTGTTTTGAGCCGAGATGGAACCAAGGTCCCCTCTAGGGAAATGGCCCATCCACTAGGTGGCATGTTGCTGCTTGTCTGACCAATACAACGTTTCTATCTTTTACCACAGGCACCCCCCTCAGTCTGCAGCAGCTCTGTAGAATCCGAATGAGGACGACTGTGGGTAGAAGAGGCTTGGAGGTCATAGGTCAGCTGGACATATCTTACATCATCCGCGGCTACCTCCAATACACTTCTTATCAAACATCACCAGCCGCAGAACTGTGATGGGATTCTCAAAtgatgtgtatatgtataggTTATTTATATTTGAGGATATATTTAATGCTAAAATGTGTCATTTAAAACTCACTGGAAATAATATACAATGATTAAGATAAACTACACAAGATGTTAGGTTGTTGCTGAAAAAATACCTAAATAAAACACCAGTATGCTTACTGAATGAAAGAAGAGTATCTACCCCACTATCCATTACCGCCTCATTCTGGATGAAGCGGAGGCTAAATAAAGTCAGTTGTGATTGTTTTCTGATGGATTAATATTACCCTCCACGTGTCCACAATGTGTCATCAAATGTGTCCACAATGTATCCACAAATGTATCCACAATCTCCTTTACCATGCTTCATATTTGCCCACCTGGAGGCTGAGGGATTGCCCTGCTCCAATCACTACTCTACAAGCACAACATTGGACAAATGGTTCAATGTCTATGTGGAGTATCTTCCAATAGGACACTATTGGACACGGGACGCTATTGGCTGATTAACACAGAAAACAAGTGTCAGCAAGTGAAACTTATGAAATGAAGTATTAGTTTAGCCACTGTCTGTGAAAGCCTTGTGTTATAGACTTCAGACATGATTTGTTTACTGGCCAAACGTACCTCAGGCTTTTGAAgaatcatttgtttatttacttAAATACAAATGTGGACTGCCTTTATGCTCTTCCTGAGGGCATATGTGATAATTCAACAAATACGATGATACAATTGACTTCTATTTATGATTCTTCCAATGAATCTAgcagtttgcgtgtgtgttgggataTTTCAGTTGCAGAATCACATTGTTCATTATGCACCTAATTTGCAATAAAATAACTGACGTAAACATTACATGACAACTGGCATTATTCTTCAAGACAACTTAAATTCTGGCTTAAGATTATGCCTCCATTAAGGTAACCTTGTGCAGTACCTTTAGTAAATTTGACACTCAAGTTCTCTAACTTCTTGATGGTTAATATCCTCTCTTAGGCTCCATCCCATGGTT from Gadus morhua chromosome 19, gadMor3.0, whole genome shotgun sequence harbors:
- the LOC115532052 gene encoding ankyrin repeat and SOCS box protein 13, with protein sequence MEVTAARRSSLCDTGSWADRTALHEAASQGRALQLKQLIESGASVNMVTVDNITALHEACIQAHPNCVRMLLEAGAQVDVRTIQGSTPLCHACAAGSLACVKLLLKRGAKVNPRPPASPLHESCTRGNVEIVRLLITKGAELEACDTDHTPPLHTACAKGHVDCALELLNAGADVNSSKAEETALHHAACGQTADLIDLLVEFGGNTQARDRHGCKPMDYTKPSTPAGTCLKAYGSTPLSLQQLCRIRMRTTVGRRGLEVIGQLDISYIIRGYLQYTSYQTSPAAEL